In Synechococcus sp. HK05, one DNA window encodes the following:
- a CDS encoding sensor histidine kinase KdpD produces the protein MQVSKRFLALLEQQLAQFTDRPDLLALVVYVAVPEPSGQPSLVAIGHWPQSLALSERAGERRNRPAEAGRRWLALRDDTMLLGALRVDADRWPWPESLSERLEATARCLTEALRLDLEQQRLGRELSQRDDQLRLLVHQLRNPLAALRTFGQLLRRRLDGDTRNLSLVDSLLGEQRQISRYVEAIDHLSEAPALVSGEASTPLLLPPALNQGSPQSLEQILTPLLERAAATANLQGRPWQAPTTLPSWEGEGSALSEILANLLENAFRYSCSGGAIGVACHQGDQLELSVWDSGPPIPEAERERIFAKGVRGSSGANLQGSGLGLALARDLARSLGGELELVVPASQLNPQLPAAGNAFRLTLPRSAAS, from the coding sequence ATGCAGGTCTCCAAGCGGTTTCTGGCGCTGCTCGAGCAGCAGCTGGCCCAATTCACGGATCGGCCCGATCTGCTGGCGCTGGTGGTGTATGTGGCCGTGCCGGAGCCCAGCGGCCAACCCTCGCTGGTCGCGATCGGCCACTGGCCCCAATCCCTGGCCCTGAGCGAGCGGGCTGGAGAACGCCGCAATCGGCCAGCAGAAGCGGGCCGCCGCTGGCTAGCACTGCGCGACGACACGATGCTGCTCGGCGCCCTGCGGGTGGATGCCGATCGCTGGCCCTGGCCCGAAAGCCTGAGTGAGCGCCTGGAGGCCACGGCCCGCTGCCTCACCGAAGCGCTGCGGCTGGATCTGGAGCAGCAGCGGTTGGGCCGTGAGCTCAGCCAACGCGACGACCAGTTGCGGCTGCTGGTGCATCAACTTCGCAATCCCTTGGCGGCACTGCGCACCTTTGGCCAACTGCTGCGCCGGCGCCTCGATGGCGATACCCGCAATCTCTCTCTTGTGGACAGCCTGCTGGGGGAACAGCGCCAGATCAGCCGCTACGTGGAGGCGATCGACCACCTCAGCGAGGCGCCCGCCCTTGTGAGCGGCGAGGCCAGCACACCGCTGCTGCTGCCGCCCGCCCTCAACCAGGGCAGCCCGCAAAGCCTTGAGCAGATCCTCACCCCCCTGTTGGAGCGAGCGGCCGCCACCGCCAACCTGCAGGGGCGGCCCTGGCAGGCCCCCACCACCCTGCCCAGCTGGGAGGGCGAGGGCAGCGCCCTCAGCGAGATCCTGGCCAATCTGCTGGAGAACGCCTTCCGCTACAGCTGCAGCGGTGGCGCCATCGGCGTGGCCTGCCACCAGGGAGATCAGCTGGAGCTGAGCGTGTGGGACAGCGGCCCGCCGATCCCTGAAGCAGAGCGTGAGCGCATCTTTGCCAAGGGGGTGAGGGGCAGCAGCGGCGCCAACCTGCAAGGCAGCGGCCTGGGCCTAGCTCTGGCCCGCGATCTGGCCCGCAGCCTCGGCGGCGAGCTCGAGCTGGTGGTGCCGGCCAGCCAACTCAACCCCCAGCTGCCCGCAGCGGGCAACGCCTTTCGGCTCACCCTGCCGCGCTCAGCCGCCAGCTGA
- a CDS encoding adenosylcobinamide-GDP ribazoletransferase, producing MLAVAKAPLRAAWLGDLAGSWIFYSVLPLPPGITPRFERIARFAPWVALVIGGLEAALWQGLAGAGLVAQLALVLALGSALSGGLHLDGAMDTADGLAAGPQRRLEAMDDSRVGASGVQALLQLLLVRIGGLALLAAGAPWALVWAAVWGRIAPLVAMPLFPYLREPGSGTAAFHRRHWQGWWAELAPALLLLGALTALAVGLGAGPWWWLGWLGVLPAVLVPLELGRRLGGHSGDSYGACVEWTVSWSLLLMGLLSWRLSAAG from the coding sequence TTGCTGGCCGTGGCCAAGGCCCCGTTACGCGCCGCCTGGCTGGGTGATCTGGCCGGCTCCTGGATCTTCTACAGCGTGTTGCCGCTGCCGCCGGGGATCACACCGCGGTTTGAGCGCATCGCCCGTTTTGCGCCCTGGGTGGCTCTGGTGATCGGTGGCCTGGAAGCCGCGCTGTGGCAGGGCCTGGCTGGAGCTGGGCTTGTGGCGCAGCTGGCGTTGGTGCTCGCCCTGGGCAGTGCGCTCAGCGGCGGCCTGCACCTTGATGGCGCGATGGATACGGCCGATGGCCTGGCGGCGGGGCCGCAGCGCCGCCTGGAGGCGATGGACGACAGCCGCGTGGGGGCCAGTGGCGTGCAGGCCTTGCTGCAGCTGCTGTTGGTGCGGATCGGCGGGTTGGCGTTGTTGGCAGCCGGGGCGCCCTGGGCGTTGGTATGGGCCGCGGTGTGGGGGCGAATTGCGCCGTTGGTGGCCATGCCGTTGTTTCCTTACCTGCGAGAACCCGGCAGCGGCACCGCCGCGTTCCATCGCCGCCACTGGCAGGGTTGGTGGGCTGAGCTGGCGCCTGCGCTGCTGCTGCTGGGGGCACTCACCGCCCTTGCCGTCGGCTTGGGGGCGGGGCCTTGGTGGTGGTTGGGTTGGTTGGGGGTGCTGCCGGCGGTGCTCGTGCCGCTGGAGCTGGGCCGGCGACTCGGCGGTCACAGCGGCGATAGCTACGGCGCCTGCGTGGAATGGACGGTGAGTTGGAGCCTGCTGCTGATGGGCTTGCTCAGCTGGCGGCTGAGCGCGGCAGGGTGA
- the tgt gene encoding tRNA guanosine(34) transglycosylase Tgt, with protein MFAFEITAHCPNTRARCGCFHTPHGVVHTPRFMPVGTLATVKGVTPAQLKATGAEMVLSNTFHLHLQPGEQIVADGGGLHRFMAWDGPMLTDSGGFQVFSLGDINTINDRGVVFRSPRDGARIDLTPERSMAIQMTLGADVAMAFDQCPPYPATEAEVAAACRRTHAWLERCISSHTKADQALFGIVQGGCFPHLREESARVVSSMGLPGIAVGGVSVGEPAEEMHRIVRQVGPLLPEDKPHYLMGVGTLPEMAIAVANGFDLFDCVLPTRLGRHGAALVGGERWNLKNARFRHDHTPLDPSCSCPACTVHSRAYLHHLIKTDELLGKILLSLHNITQLVRFSSAMAQAIRDGCFAEDFAPWEPDSPAAHTW; from the coding sequence GTGTTCGCGTTCGAGATCACGGCCCACTGCCCGAACACCCGCGCCCGCTGCGGCTGCTTCCACACGCCCCACGGCGTGGTGCACACGCCGCGGTTCATGCCGGTGGGCACCCTGGCCACGGTGAAGGGGGTCACCCCGGCCCAGCTCAAGGCCACCGGCGCCGAGATGGTGCTCTCCAACACCTTCCACCTGCACCTGCAGCCGGGCGAGCAGATCGTGGCCGACGGCGGCGGCCTGCACCGCTTCATGGCCTGGGACGGGCCGATGCTCACCGATTCCGGCGGCTTCCAGGTGTTCAGCCTGGGCGACATCAACACGATCAACGACCGGGGCGTGGTGTTTCGCTCGCCTCGTGATGGCGCCCGCATCGACCTCACGCCGGAGCGCTCGATGGCGATCCAGATGACCCTGGGCGCTGATGTGGCGATGGCCTTCGACCAGTGCCCGCCGTATCCGGCCACAGAAGCCGAGGTGGCCGCCGCCTGCCGCCGCACCCACGCCTGGCTGGAGCGCTGCATCAGCAGCCACACCAAGGCCGATCAGGCCCTGTTCGGCATCGTGCAGGGGGGCTGCTTCCCGCATCTGCGCGAAGAATCGGCGCGTGTGGTGAGCTCCATGGGCCTGCCGGGCATCGCCGTGGGCGGCGTGAGCGTGGGTGAACCCGCCGAGGAGATGCACCGGATCGTGCGCCAAGTGGGACCGCTGCTGCCGGAGGACAAACCCCACTACTTAATGGGTGTGGGCACGCTGCCGGAGATGGCGATCGCCGTGGCCAACGGCTTCGATCTCTTTGATTGTGTGCTGCCCACCCGCCTAGGGCGCCACGGCGCAGCCCTGGTGGGTGGCGAACGCTGGAACCTCAAAAACGCCCGTTTCCGCCACGACCACACGCCCCTTGATCCGAGCTGCAGCTGCCCGGCCTGCACGGTGCACAGCCGCGCCTATCTGCACCACCTGATCAAGACCGACGAACTCCTGGGCAAGATCCTGCTGAGCCTGCACAACATCACCCAGCTGGTGCGCTTCAGCAGCGCCATGGCCCAAGCCATCCGCGACGGTTGTTTTGCAGAGGATTTCGCTCCTTGGGAACCCGACTCCCCTGCCGCACACACGTGGTAG
- a CDS encoding photosystem II reaction center protein K has protein sequence MAAYALQTLAQLPEAYQAFAPLVDILPIIPLFFLLLAFVWQASVGFR, from the coding sequence ATGGCCGCCTACGCCCTGCAGACCCTGGCCCAGCTGCCCGAGGCCTATCAGGCCTTCGCGCCCCTGGTTGACATCCTGCCAATCATCCCCCTCTTCTTCCTGCTGCTGGCCTTTGTGTGGCAAGCCTCAGTGGGCTTCCGCTGA
- a CDS encoding WecB/TagA/CpsF family glycosyltransferase, whose protein sequence is MLGVQVAVSSNVFAAALELKQRGGGQIVTLNAEMTMAARANPELGAAIAQADLVIPDGAGVVWALGRQGYRVRRSPGIELARQLLVYAAAHRWRVALVGASPEVMERLVERLQAEIPALDLAFTIHGYQDPEQWPGIEQQLQQARPDLVLAALGVPRQETWIQRLHPGQPGLWMGVGGSFDVWSGTKQRAPEWMGRLQIEWLYRLIQEPSRWRRMLALPAFAWAVLRRG, encoded by the coding sequence GTGCTGGGCGTGCAGGTTGCGGTGAGCAGCAACGTGTTTGCCGCCGCGCTGGAACTCAAGCAGCGCGGCGGCGGTCAGATCGTGACGCTCAACGCTGAAATGACGATGGCCGCCAGGGCCAATCCCGAGCTGGGTGCCGCCATTGCGCAAGCCGATCTGGTGATCCCCGACGGTGCCGGTGTGGTGTGGGCCCTCGGACGGCAGGGCTATCGGGTGCGCCGCAGCCCTGGCATTGAGCTGGCTCGCCAACTGTTGGTGTATGCCGCCGCTCACCGGTGGCGGGTGGCTCTAGTGGGGGCTAGCCCCGAGGTGATGGAGCGGTTGGTGGAGCGGCTCCAGGCTGAGATCCCTGCATTGGATCTGGCCTTCACCATCCACGGCTACCAGGATCCGGAGCAATGGCCGGGCATCGAGCAGCAGTTGCAGCAAGCCCGGCCGGATCTGGTGTTGGCGGCCCTGGGGGTGCCTCGCCAGGAAACCTGGATTCAGCGGCTTCACCCCGGCCAGCCGGGCCTGTGGATGGGCGTGGGCGGCAGTTTTGATGTGTGGTCGGGCACCAAGCAGCGGGCGCCCGAGTGGATGGGGCGGCTGCAGATCGAATGGCTCTACCGGCTGATCCAGGAGCCCAGCCGCTGGCGGCGCATGTTGGCGTTGCCAGCGTTCGCCTGGGCGGTGCTGCGCCGCGGCTGA
- a CDS encoding glycoside hydrolase family 15 protein, with amino-acid sequence MLSSAPTASTAAPLQLSAAEAWQRLQELDTQINRVVLQRQHPITGLLPASTAHTVHGNYGDAWVRDCVYSIQCVWGLALAHRRLSGATTRVFELEQRVLQLMRGLLNAMLRQAHKVERFKHSLAPLDALHAKYDTGSGEPVVPDDGWGHLQLDATALFLLQLAQLTRSGLVVVQTSHERDFIQNLVYYVARAYRVRDYGIWERGDKGNHGLPERNASSIGLVKAALEALEGLDLYGPHGDGQCGLHIPHDAIVRLRRALTGLLPRESASKEVDAACLSVIGYPAWAVEDPALVERTRRKIRSELGGPYGYKRFRRDGHQTVVEDHNRLHYEREELAQFEHIECEWPLFLAYELITACCEERWNEAWQWRERLRQVAVSVDGVELLPELYVVPKQAVEAERLQPGSQERVPNDNVPLLWTQSLTWLGDLMLMGLLQPEDLDPSGRRLGCSLGADQVLVSFVPAREHIAAALEQAGLAVTRPGEVAIASSAELGKRMAAVGANPRLGLSGHPPLRMETMVTARLYRQAGQALAFLPAVLEESTYYLSDDPELLVDAVESEISQLQRHWRGVGAPVLLIPVEEGPFQRNPDSFLRLGEQLRSGLMQGVAVQLAPLPELMEQASWAELPAEATPQSSRPALSAPALLQASTEQQPLTAAEEQELEESAVEALTERLWQSHSLPEQAELLEQLVHRLGLEAELSGPGGSATPQTLLEEIYRRALADANWNVVRRCGGSLGLVHPQLEDALTDLLVRQKQVVVGRNYTHESLLSQPTGSQTIAAMIQRYSGEDGREWMLQQELLLALDGVARREPALLSGSLTLQLGQLLLLLTSELAGERDLTPIEAFEALCDEPPHAIRRRLQQVLRDVEHAKAALQRKEQLHVSGRVRWEAPDPLEELPKSGCWLKHRERMGALQIVPRHFHPGIWELLHHCRGLVIGDKLERRNRLESALLKEKTPGERNFATHVEHLLSKIEAPEYRRLCVETLITLIAFVDANPQVRFDDDLALDVVVGHAVRVGWQQQHPEQAPEDYPTHKAEAWDGFYRSSPAQCRRWQLLALKELAELQPA; translated from the coding sequence ATGCTCAGCAGCGCACCCACGGCCAGCACCGCAGCCCCTCTGCAGCTCAGTGCGGCTGAAGCCTGGCAGCGCCTGCAGGAGCTCGATACCCAGATCAACCGCGTGGTGCTGCAACGGCAGCACCCGATCACCGGCCTATTGCCCGCCAGCACCGCCCACACGGTGCACGGCAACTACGGCGATGCCTGGGTGCGCGACTGCGTGTATTCGATCCAATGCGTATGGGGCTTGGCCCTGGCGCACCGCCGCCTGAGTGGCGCCACCACGCGCGTGTTCGAGCTGGAGCAGCGGGTGCTGCAGCTGATGCGCGGCCTGCTCAACGCGATGCTGCGCCAAGCCCACAAGGTGGAGCGCTTCAAGCACAGCCTCGCGCCGCTGGATGCGCTGCACGCCAAATACGACACCGGCAGCGGTGAACCCGTGGTGCCCGACGACGGCTGGGGACACCTGCAGCTCGATGCCACGGCGCTGTTTCTGCTGCAGCTCGCCCAGCTCACGCGCTCCGGCCTGGTGGTGGTGCAAACCAGCCACGAGCGCGATTTCATCCAAAACCTGGTGTATTACGTGGCCCGCGCCTACCGGGTGCGCGACTACGGCATCTGGGAGCGGGGCGACAAGGGCAACCACGGCCTGCCCGAACGCAATGCCAGCTCGATCGGCCTGGTGAAAGCGGCGCTGGAAGCGCTGGAAGGCCTCGATCTCTACGGCCCCCACGGCGATGGCCAGTGCGGCCTGCACATCCCCCACGACGCGATCGTGCGGCTGCGCCGCGCCCTCACCGGTCTGCTGCCGCGGGAATCGGCCAGCAAGGAGGTGGATGCGGCCTGTCTCTCGGTGATCGGCTACCCCGCCTGGGCAGTGGAGGATCCGGCCCTGGTGGAACGCACCCGCCGCAAGATCCGCAGCGAGCTGGGCGGGCCCTACGGCTACAAGCGCTTCCGCCGCGACGGTCACCAAACGGTGGTGGAAGACCACAACCGCCTCCACTACGAGCGCGAGGAACTGGCCCAGTTCGAGCACATCGAATGCGAGTGGCCGCTGTTCCTGGCGTACGAACTGATCACCGCCTGCTGCGAGGAACGCTGGAACGAGGCCTGGCAATGGCGTGAACGGTTGCGCCAGGTGGCCGTGAGTGTGGATGGGGTGGAGCTCCTCCCGGAGCTGTATGTGGTGCCGAAGCAGGCTGTAGAAGCTGAGCGGCTTCAGCCCGGCAGCCAGGAGCGGGTGCCCAACGACAACGTGCCGTTGCTCTGGACCCAGAGCCTCACCTGGCTCGGCGATTTGATGCTGATGGGCCTGCTGCAGCCTGAGGATCTCGACCCCAGCGGTCGCCGGCTGGGCTGCAGCCTTGGGGCTGATCAGGTGCTGGTGAGCTTCGTGCCGGCACGTGAACACATCGCCGCCGCCCTCGAGCAGGCCGGTCTGGCGGTGACCCGCCCCGGTGAGGTGGCCATTGCCAGCTCCGCCGAACTGGGCAAGCGCATGGCCGCCGTGGGCGCCAATCCGCGGCTGGGTCTGAGCGGCCACCCGCCGCTGCGCATGGAAACGATGGTGACGGCCCGGCTCTATCGCCAGGCCGGCCAGGCCCTGGCCTTCCTACCGGCGGTGTTGGAAGAGAGCACCTACTACCTCTCCGACGACCCCGAACTGTTGGTGGACGCCGTAGAGAGTGAGATCAGCCAACTGCAACGCCATTGGCGCGGCGTGGGGGCACCGGTGCTGCTCATCCCTGTGGAAGAAGGCCCGTTCCAGCGCAACCCGGATTCGTTTCTGCGCCTCGGGGAGCAATTGCGCTCGGGCCTGATGCAGGGTGTGGCAGTGCAGCTGGCGCCGTTGCCGGAGCTGATGGAGCAGGCCAGCTGGGCCGAACTTCCAGCAGAAGCCACACCTCAGAGCTCGCGGCCCGCGCTGAGCGCACCCGCCCTGCTGCAAGCCAGCACCGAGCAGCAACCGCTCACCGCCGCAGAAGAGCAGGAACTGGAGGAATCCGCGGTGGAGGCACTCACCGAGCGGCTCTGGCAGAGCCACTCACTCCCGGAGCAGGCAGAACTGCTCGAACAGCTGGTGCATCGGCTCGGCCTGGAGGCCGAGCTCAGCGGCCCCGGCGGCAGCGCCACGCCGCAAACACTGCTCGAGGAGATCTACCGGCGCGCGCTGGCCGATGCGAATTGGAATGTGGTACGCCGCTGCGGCGGCTCCCTGGGCCTGGTGCACCCGCAACTGGAAGACGCCCTCACAGATCTTCTGGTGCGCCAAAAGCAGGTGGTGGTGGGCCGCAACTACACCCATGAATCGCTGCTCAGCCAACCCACCGGCAGCCAAACGATCGCGGCGATGATCCAGCGCTACAGCGGTGAAGACGGCCGCGAGTGGATGCTGCAACAGGAGCTTCTGCTCGCCCTCGATGGCGTGGCCCGGCGAGAACCGGCCCTGCTCAGCGGCAGCCTCACCCTGCAGCTGGGTCAGCTGCTGCTGCTGCTCACCAGCGAACTGGCGGGCGAGCGCGACCTCACGCCGATCGAAGCTTTCGAAGCCCTCTGCGATGAGCCCCCCCACGCGATCCGGCGCCGCTTGCAGCAGGTGCTGCGCGATGTGGAGCACGCCAAGGCAGCCCTGCAGCGCAAGGAACAGCTGCATGTGAGCGGCCGCGTGCGCTGGGAAGCGCCCGATCCCCTGGAGGAGCTGCCCAAGAGCGGTTGCTGGCTCAAGCACCGCGAGCGCATGGGGGCGTTGCAGATCGTGCCGCGCCATTTCCACCCCGGCATCTGGGAGCTGCTGCACCACTGCCGCGGCCTGGTGATCGGCGACAAGCTCGAGCGCCGCAACCGGCTGGAGAGCGCCCTGCTCAAGGAGAAAACCCCGGGGGAGCGCAACTTCGCCACCCACGTGGAGCACCTGCTCAGCAAGATCGAGGCGCCGGAATACCGGCGCCTGTGCGTGGAAACGCTGATCACCCTGATTGCGTTTGTGGATGCCAACCCACAGGTGCGTTTCGACGACGACCTGGCCCTCGATGTGGTGGTGGGCCACGCCGTACGGGTGGGCTGGCAGCAGCAGCACCCGGAGCAAGCTCCAGAGGATTACCCAACCCACAAAGCCGAAGCCTGGGATGGCTTCTATCGCTCCTCACCCGCCCAGTGCCGCCGCTGGCAGCTGCTGGCGCTCAAGGAACTGGCAGAACTCCAGCCGGCCTAA
- a CDS encoding Gfo/Idh/MocA family protein → MQPVRVGVIGIGNMGWHHARVLSLLRDAELVGVADPDPDRGQLAVEQFGCRWFASYEEMLREVEAVCIAVPTLLHHRVGMACFNAGVHVLIEKPIAATQEEATELSAAADRAGRLLQVGHIERFNPAFRELVKVVANEEVVVLEARRHSPNPDRANDVSVVLDLMIHDIDLVLELAGSKVVRLAAAGGRSAEGPIDYVNATLGFANGVVASLTASKMAHRKIRSLSAHCRSALVETDFLNRSLQIHRRTQLSFTADHGELLYRNDGFIEEVSTSPVDPLVAELEHFLQCVRGEEQPAVDGPQASRALLLADLIEQCVEQPTLCMTLAEPI, encoded by the coding sequence ATGCAGCCGGTTCGCGTTGGAGTGATCGGAATCGGAAACATGGGCTGGCACCACGCCCGGGTGCTCAGCCTGCTGCGCGATGCCGAGCTGGTGGGGGTGGCCGATCCCGATCCGGATCGGGGGCAGCTGGCGGTGGAGCAGTTCGGCTGCCGCTGGTTTGCCAGCTACGAGGAGATGCTGCGTGAGGTGGAGGCGGTGTGTATCGCCGTGCCCACCCTCTTGCACCACCGCGTGGGCATGGCCTGCTTCAACGCCGGCGTGCACGTGCTGATCGAGAAGCCGATCGCTGCCACCCAGGAGGAGGCCACGGAGCTCAGTGCTGCCGCCGATCGGGCTGGCCGGCTGCTGCAGGTGGGCCACATCGAGCGCTTCAACCCCGCCTTCCGCGAGCTGGTGAAGGTGGTGGCGAATGAAGAAGTGGTGGTGCTGGAGGCCCGCCGCCACAGCCCCAATCCCGACCGCGCCAATGACGTGTCGGTGGTGCTGGATCTGATGATCCACGACATCGACCTGGTGCTTGAGCTGGCGGGCTCGAAGGTGGTGCGTCTGGCGGCCGCCGGCGGCCGCAGTGCCGAAGGCCCGATCGATTACGTGAACGCCACCCTCGGTTTTGCCAACGGTGTGGTGGCCAGCCTCACCGCCAGCAAGATGGCTCACCGCAAGATCCGCAGCCTCTCGGCCCACTGCCGCAGCGCCTTGGTGGAAACCGATTTCCTCAACCGCAGCCTGCAGATCCACCGCCGCACCCAGCTCTCGTTCACCGCTGATCACGGCGAGCTGCTGTATCGCAACGACGGCTTTATCGAAGAGGTGAGCACCTCGCCGGTGGATCCGTTGGTGGCTGAGCTGGAGCACTTCCTCCAGTGCGTGCGCGGCGAGGAGCAGCCGGCGGTGGATGGCCCGCAGGCCTCCCGCGCGCTGCTGCTCGCCGATCTGATCGAGCAGTGCGTGGAGCAGCCCACGCTCTGCATGACCCTGGCTGAGCCGATTTAG
- a CDS encoding hemolysin family protein — MRFLAPAALLLLLAFFAASEFALIRLRPTRVQLLEADGERGATAVARLQRRLRRALVTTQLGMTLALVALGWTGRGLAERWGAGPAGAWLGQAWLDGVLFLALVALATLLGGLVPKAWVLHRPEATALRLAPVLEAVMRSLGPVLVVLERMGNGLLRLLGLPRNWDELVPALSAGELETLIESNSVIGLMPDERDMLEGLFSLRDTQVREVMVPRSGMVTLPLEVRFAELMEAVHSTHHARFPVIGSSLDDVRGLLDLRRLAEPIAKGLLRSDSPLAPYVTPVTTVQETTPLAELLPVIRSGEPLLVVVDEHGGTEGLVTISDLTSEIVGDEEDPENPEDDLQQLQEHSWLVAGDLEIYELNRELGLQLPESDEHHTLAGFLLERLQHIPAPGESLRWKGHQFLIMAMDGPRIERVEITRRAVEPDPEEG, encoded by the coding sequence ATGCGATTCCTGGCACCGGCGGCCCTGCTGCTCCTGCTGGCCTTCTTCGCTGCCTCGGAATTCGCCCTGATCCGGCTGCGGCCTACGCGGGTGCAATTGCTCGAGGCTGATGGCGAGCGAGGGGCGACGGCGGTGGCGCGTTTGCAGCGGCGGCTGCGGCGCGCGCTGGTGACCACCCAACTGGGGATGACCTTGGCCCTGGTGGCCCTGGGTTGGACGGGCCGGGGTCTGGCGGAACGCTGGGGTGCGGGCCCCGCCGGTGCCTGGCTTGGGCAGGCCTGGCTCGATGGGGTGCTGTTCCTGGCGTTGGTGGCGCTGGCCACACTGCTCGGCGGCCTGGTGCCCAAGGCGTGGGTGCTGCACCGCCCGGAGGCCACCGCCTTGCGCCTGGCGCCTGTGCTCGAGGCGGTGATGCGCAGCCTGGGCCCCGTGCTGGTGGTGCTGGAGCGCATGGGCAATGGCCTGCTGCGGCTGCTTGGGCTGCCGCGCAACTGGGATGAGCTGGTGCCGGCCCTCTCGGCCGGCGAGCTGGAAACGCTGATCGAATCCAACAGCGTGATCGGCTTGATGCCCGATGAGCGCGACATGCTCGAGGGCCTCTTCTCCCTGCGCGACACCCAGGTGCGCGAGGTGATGGTGCCCCGCTCCGGCATGGTCACCCTGCCGTTGGAGGTGCGCTTCGCGGAGCTGATGGAGGCGGTGCACAGCACCCACCACGCCCGCTTCCCCGTGATCGGCAGCTCCCTCGATGACGTGCGCGGCCTGCTCGATCTGCGCCGCCTGGCAGAACCCATCGCCAAAGGATTGCTGCGCAGTGATTCACCCCTGGCGCCCTATGTCACGCCGGTGACGACGGTGCAGGAGACCACCCCCTTGGCCGAATTGCTGCCCGTGATCCGCAGCGGCGAACCGCTGCTGGTGGTGGTGGATGAGCACGGCGGCACGGAGGGGCTAGTCACCATCTCCGATCTCACCAGCGAGATCGTGGGCGACGAGGAAGACCCCGAAAACCCGGAAGACGATCTCCAGCAGCTCCAGGAGCACAGCTGGCTGGTGGCCGGCGATCTGGAGATCTATGAACTCAACCGCGAACTGGGCCTGCAGCTGCCCGAATCCGACGAGCACCACACCTTGGCGGGGTTCCTCCTTGAGCGCTTGCAGCACATCCCCGCTCCGGGCGAGAGCCTGCGCTGGAAGGGCCATCAGTTTTTGATCATGGCGATGGACGGCCCGCGCATCGAGCGGGTGGAGATCACGCGCCGTGCCGTGGAACCCGACCCCGAAGAGGGTTGA
- a CDS encoding Occludin/ELL family protein: protein MGWPCSVRWVLAPGLLLAQALLASGLGSRPAAAGPVVCTTTLEAPLAGSGPAGMNASGPVEVTRCGPVVTTPQLVERRFYSYTSPYARGIDITHQITDILGIAMGGGDGTKVMGFGFPDQTIVWDGSALENTYQVLLEEQSNPMPWRTADVNNGFCQGLPQGSCTAQSTPPSWPQPGSRVIRGLW from the coding sequence ATGGGCTGGCCTTGTTCCGTTCGCTGGGTGTTGGCGCCTGGGTTGCTGCTGGCCCAAGCCCTGCTGGCGAGTGGTCTGGGCTCACGCCCTGCCGCGGCTGGTCCTGTGGTGTGCACCACCACCCTCGAGGCACCCCTCGCCGGCTCCGGTCCGGCGGGCATGAATGCCTCGGGCCCGGTGGAGGTCACGCGCTGCGGCCCTGTGGTCACCACCCCGCAGCTGGTGGAGCGTCGCTTCTACAGCTACACCTCGCCTTACGCCCGTGGCATCGACATCACCCACCAGATCACCGACATCCTTGGCATCGCCATGGGTGGGGGCGATGGCACCAAGGTGATGGGTTTCGGCTTCCCCGATCAAACGATCGTGTGGGATGGCTCGGCCCTGGAAAACACCTATCAAGTGCTGTTGGAGGAGCAGAGCAACCCGATGCCGTGGCGCACCGCCGACGTGAACAACGGCTTCTGCCAGGGCCTGCCCCAGGGCAGCTGCACTGCCCAGAGCACCCCGCCCAGCTGGCCGCAACCGGGTTCACGGGTGATCCGAGGCCTGTGGTAG
- the pyrE gene encoding orotate phosphoribosyltransferase — protein sequence MTQLPTLPQASAEQRQLLLRLLAERAYRHGTFTLASGRTSDHYVNCKPVSLSGEGLALLSAQMLELVEPEAVAVAGLTLGADPLVSGVAVAAALSGRALDALIVRKEAKGHGTGAWLEGPLPEPGSCITVLEDVVTTGGSSLKAVNQLREAGYSVNRVVTIVDRQEGGLEAMTAAGLELKSLFLLEEVAAVSAASRS from the coding sequence ATGACCCAGCTGCCAACCCTTCCCCAGGCCAGCGCTGAGCAACGGCAGTTGCTGCTGCGCCTGCTGGCGGAGCGGGCTTACCGGCACGGCACATTCACGCTGGCATCGGGCCGCACCAGCGATCACTACGTGAACTGCAAGCCGGTGAGCCTCAGCGGCGAAGGGCTGGCCCTGCTCTCAGCCCAGATGCTCGAGCTGGTGGAGCCCGAGGCCGTAGCGGTAGCCGGCCTCACCCTCGGCGCTGATCCACTGGTGAGCGGCGTGGCGGTGGCAGCAGCCCTGAGCGGCCGCGCCCTCGACGCCCTGATCGTGCGCAAGGAAGCCAAAGGCCATGGCACCGGCGCCTGGCTCGAGGGCCCCCTGCCGGAGCCCGGCAGCTGCATCACAGTGCTGGAAGACGTGGTGACCACCGGCGGCTCCTCCCTAAAAGCCGTGAACCAACTGCGCGAGGCCGGCTACAGCGTGAACCGGGTGGTGACGATCGTGGACCGCCAGGAAGGCGGCCTCGAAGCGATGACCGCCGCCGGGCTGGAGCTCAAGAGCCTGTTTCTGCTGGAAGAGGTGGCCGCCGTTTCCGCCGCGAGCCGATCATGA